From the Bradyrhizobium ontarionense genome, the window TCTCGGAGTTGGTCTCGTTCAGCACATCGTGTTCCACCCCCGCTTTGCGGAAATAGGATTTGCCGACAGCAAGCTGCGCTTTCGTGCGCTCGCCGGACGGCGCCACGATCGTCATCTCGCCTGCGGTAACCGGCACAATCACGTAATCCATTCCGTGGATGTGGCGCCCTGTCGCACTGCCGGGCGCCAGCCGCCACTCCGTGACGCGAACCTCGGGGGTGTCGACCTGGACGTCGGATTGAGCGCTGAGCATGGGGATCTCTTTGGGAATCAGGGCACGAAAAGCAGGAAGACGAATATCGCGAATACGACCATGTGCACCAGCCCGAACAGGATGTTCGTCCGTCCCGTGCCGAAGGTCAGCATGCTCAGGACGAAGGTCAGAAGCAGCAGCACCATCCCCTGGGCGTCCAGCCCGAGCACGAGCCGCTTGTCGAGCGCATAAGCGGCCGTCGCCACCGCCGGAATCGTCAGTCCGATGGTGGCGAGCGAGGACCCGAGCGCAAGGTTGATGCTCTTCTGCAGGTCGTTGGCGCGCGCCGCGGAGATCGCCGCCACGCTCTCCGGCAGCAGGATCAGGAGCGCCACCAATACGCCGGCGACGGCCGGCGGCGCGCCCGTGGCGGCTACACCCGCGTCGACCACCAGCGAGAATTTCTTTGCGAGCAGCACCACCGCGAGCAGCGCGACCAACAGGAGTCCGACGCTGACCGCCAGCTTCCCCCGCGGCAGCCGGACGTCATCATCGCTGAAGCCGGCAGCGTTGCCGACGAAATAGTCCCGGTGGCGGGTGGTCTGGGTGTACAGAAACACGGCGTAGAGCAGGATCGTAGCCACGCTGACGAAGGCGAGCTGCACGGCCGAATAGACCGGCCCCGGCGAGGTCAGCGTATAGTTCGGCAGCACCAGCGTGATGGTCGCCATCGTGAACAGCACGCTCAGATACAGGTTGGCGCCGGAGACCAGGACGTCCTGCTCGCGGTAGCGCACGCCGCCAATGAAGATGCAGATGCCGACCAGAGCGTTGCAGACGATCATCACGACGGCAAACACCGTGTCGCGCGCCAGTGCCGGTGCGGCGTTGTCCCCGAGCATGATGGTGACGATCAGCGCCACCTCGATGACCGTTACCGCCAAGGTCAGGAGCAGCGTGCCGAACGGCTCCCCGATCTCGTGCGCGATCACCTCGGCATGATGCACGGCCGCGAACACAGTGCCGAACAGGATCACCAGCAGCACCGCAGCGAAGACAAGGCCAGCAGCCGAGGGCGTGAAATCGTAGTGCGTGACGGTCACGATCGCGACCAGCGCGACCGCCAGGCCCGGGAAAATCACTGATGATGCCGGCGTCGCGTGCTGCACGCTCATGATTCGCGTCCTCGATCCGTTCTGCCCGAGTATGCGCGACGGAGAGGCAACCGTCACCCTGCCCGGCGGTGACTATCCGAAGCCCGGGCGGTGGCTGAGAGTGCCGCAGATCAGATCAACGGGGGCTGAGCAGCGGGTGAATCGGCAGCACGGTCAGCAGCACGAACAGCGGGATCAGGATAGCAGCCGCCCGCAGCGTGTAACCGAAGAAGCTCGGCATCCTGATGCCGCGCTCATTGGCGATTGCAGCGACCATGAAGTTCGGCGCGTTCCCGATGTAGGTCAGCGCGCCCATGTACACCGCCCCCATCGAGATCGCGGCCAGCGTGCCTGCGAGGTCATTCATCAGCACCTTGGGATCGCCGCCAGCAAGCTCGAAGAACAAGAGATAAGTCGGCGCATTGTCGAGGAAGGCCGACATCAGCCCGGTGAACCAGAAATAGGCGACCTCTCTCGGTGCACCGGATGGCGTCGTCACGGCATTCAGGAGCCAGCCGAACGTGCCGTCGTGGCCGGCATTCAGCATCGCGATGACCGGGACGATCGCGGTGAAGATCGCCGCGAACAGCTTCGCGACCTCCCGGATCGGCTCCCAGTTGAAGCCGTTGGCTTCGCGGTGCTCATCCGGCGTGAGCCAGAGCGACAGCCCGGCGATCACGACAAGAGTAATGTCACGCAGGAGGTTTTGAAGCTCGATATGCGTCCCCACGACATCGAAACCAATGCCTGGCTTCCAGGTCGCCGAGATCAACATGCTGGCAACGATG encodes:
- a CDS encoding cupin domain-containing protein, which produces MLSAQSDVQVDTPEVRVTEWRLAPGSATGRHIHGMDYVIVPVTAGEMTIVAPSGERTKAQLAVGKSYFRKAGVEHDVLNETNSEIIFLEVELKP
- a CDS encoding calcium:proton antiporter — encoded protein: MSVQHATPASSVIFPGLAVALVAIVTVTHYDFTPSAAGLVFAAVLLVILFGTVFAAVHHAEVIAHEIGEPFGTLLLTLAVTVIEVALIVTIMLGDNAAPALARDTVFAVVMIVCNALVGICIFIGGVRYREQDVLVSGANLYLSVLFTMATITLVLPNYTLTSPGPVYSAVQLAFVSVATILLYAVFLYTQTTRHRDYFVGNAAGFSDDDVRLPRGKLAVSVGLLLVALLAVVLLAKKFSLVVDAGVAATGAPPAVAGVLVALLILLPESVAAISAARANDLQKSINLALGSSLATIGLTIPAVATAAYALDKRLVLGLDAQGMVLLLLTFVLSMLTFGTGRTNILFGLVHMVVFAIFVFLLFVP